The Leclercia sp. S52 genome has a segment encoding these proteins:
- the paaC gene encoding 1,2-phenylacetyl-CoA epoxidase subunit PaaC produces MKTLTNYVLRLGDNGLVLSQRLGAWCGHAPELEIDLALANIGLDLLGQARNFLTYAAELEGEGDEDTLAFQRDERQFSNLLLVEQPNGNFADTIARQYFIDAWHVALFTRLTQSRDAQLAAIAAKSIKEARYHLRFSRGWLERLGNGTAVSAQKMQQAVNDLWRFTAELFEADEIDLGLVAEGIAVDPRSLREEWEAEVFAGLNAATLSVPEEAAYRSGGRKGLHTEHLGPMLAEMQYLQRVYPGQQW; encoded by the coding sequence ATGAAAACGTTAACGAACTATGTCCTGCGCCTGGGTGATAACGGCCTGGTGCTCTCCCAGCGTCTGGGGGCCTGGTGTGGCCATGCCCCGGAGCTGGAGATCGATCTCGCGCTGGCCAATATCGGCCTCGACCTGCTGGGCCAGGCGCGCAACTTCTTAACCTACGCCGCCGAGCTGGAAGGCGAGGGCGACGAAGATACGCTGGCCTTCCAGCGCGACGAACGCCAGTTCAGCAACCTGCTGCTGGTGGAACAGCCGAACGGCAACTTCGCCGACACTATCGCCCGTCAGTATTTTATCGACGCCTGGCACGTGGCGCTGTTCACCCGTCTGACTCAGAGCCGCGATGCGCAGCTTGCCGCCATTGCCGCCAAATCCATTAAAGAGGCCCGCTACCACCTGCGCTTCAGCCGCGGCTGGCTGGAACGCCTCGGTAACGGCACCGCCGTCTCCGCACAGAAGATGCAGCAGGCGGTCAACGATCTGTGGCGCTTCACCGCCGAGCTGTTCGAGGCCGACGAGATCGACTTAGGCCTGGTGGCCGAGGGTATCGCCGTCGATCCACGCAGCCTGCGCGAAGAGTGGGAAGCGGAAGTCTTTGCCGGGCTGAACGCGGCGACGCTGAGCGTGCCCGAGGAAGCGGCCTACCGTAGCGGCGGCCGTAAAGGGCTGCATACCGAACATCTGGGACCGATGCTGGCAGAGATGCAGTATCTGCAGCGCGTGTATCCCGGGCAGCAGTGGTAA
- the paaD gene encoding 1,2-phenylacetyl-CoA epoxidase subunit PaaD, whose protein sequence is MQHVELAPAAVPQIWSLLSQIPDPEIPVLTITDLGMVRSVTPQGEGWAIGFTPTYSGCPATDHLMGAIRDTLTAHGYVPVQITIQLDPAWTTDWMTPDARERLRQYGISPPAGHSCHAHLPAEVTCPRCASTRTTMISEFGSTACKALYRCDSCREPFDYFKCI, encoded by the coding sequence ATGCAACACGTCGAACTCGCACCCGCCGCCGTCCCGCAGATCTGGTCTTTGTTAAGCCAGATCCCGGACCCGGAGATCCCGGTGCTGACCATTACCGATCTGGGCATGGTGCGCAGCGTTACCCCACAGGGTGAAGGCTGGGCTATCGGCTTTACGCCGACCTATTCCGGCTGTCCGGCTACCGACCATCTGATGGGGGCGATCCGCGACACCCTGACCGCCCACGGCTATGTCCCGGTGCAGATCACCATTCAGCTCGACCCGGCATGGACCACCGACTGGATGACCCCGGACGCCCGGGAGCGTTTGCGCCAGTACGGCATCAGCCCCCCGGCCGGACACAGCTGCCATGCGCATCTGCCCGCCGAGGTGACCTGTCCGCGCTGCGCCAGCACCCGTACCACGATGATCAGTGAATTTGGTTCCACGGCCTGCAAAGCGCTTTACCGCTGCGACAGCTGCCGGGAACCCTTCGACTATTTCAAATGTATCTGA
- a CDS encoding alkyl sulfatase dimerization domain-containing protein — MRFNLIARSLALAGLFISAGMPAFAAEAPKDAAAATQQANNALFSQLPFSDNTDFTDAHKGFIAPLPTEVIKGEQGNVVWDPQQYAFIKEGDKAPDTVNPSLWRQAQLINISGLFEVTDGVYQIRNLDLSNMTIIEGTTGVTVVDPLVSAETAKVGMDLYFKNRGQKPVVAVIYTHSHVDHYGGVRGVVDEADVKAGKVKIYAPAGFMEAAVAENIMAGNVMSRRASYMYGNLLKPDAKGQVGAGLGTTTSAGTVTLLAPTNIIEKDGQKETIDGLTYDFMLAPGSEAPSEMLWFIEEKKLIESAEDVTHTLHNTYSLRGAKIREPLPWSKYINEAIVRWGDKAEILMAQHHWPTWGKENVNNLLKSQRDLYRYINDQTLRMANQGLTRDEIAANFKLPDSLAHTWANRGYYGSVSHDVKATYVLYLGWFDGNPATLDELPPEEGAKKFVEYMGGADAILQKAKTDFDQGNYRWVAQVVSKVVFADPNNQAARNLEADALEQLGYQAESGPWRNFYLTGAQELRNGVVKGPTPNTASPDTVRAMTPEMFFDYLAVHINGEKAGTAKSVFNIDLGSDGGKYKLELENGVLNHTANAEATNADATITLNRDTLNKIILKETTLKQAEDSGAVKVTGDGTKLDAMLGYMDKVEFWFNIVTP; from the coding sequence ATGAGATTCAACTTGATAGCAAGAAGCCTTGCGCTCGCCGGGCTTTTTATTTCTGCTGGCATGCCTGCGTTTGCCGCAGAAGCGCCAAAAGACGCCGCCGCCGCCACTCAGCAAGCCAATAACGCCCTCTTTAGTCAACTGCCCTTCTCCGATAACACCGACTTTACCGATGCCCATAAAGGCTTTATCGCCCCGCTCCCTACGGAGGTGATCAAAGGCGAACAGGGCAACGTGGTCTGGGATCCGCAACAATACGCGTTTATTAAAGAGGGCGATAAAGCGCCGGACACCGTCAACCCCAGCCTGTGGCGTCAGGCGCAGCTGATTAATATCAGCGGCCTGTTTGAGGTGACGGACGGGGTGTATCAGATCCGCAACCTCGATCTGTCGAACATGACCATTATTGAAGGCACCACCGGCGTCACCGTCGTTGACCCGCTGGTATCGGCGGAAACGGCGAAAGTCGGGATGGATCTCTATTTTAAAAATCGCGGGCAGAAGCCGGTGGTGGCGGTGATCTACACCCACAGCCACGTCGACCATTACGGCGGCGTGCGCGGGGTGGTGGATGAGGCCGATGTCAAAGCCGGTAAGGTGAAAATCTACGCCCCGGCGGGCTTTATGGAAGCCGCGGTGGCAGAGAACATTATGGCCGGTAACGTAATGAGTCGCCGCGCCAGCTACATGTACGGTAACCTGCTGAAACCGGATGCCAAAGGCCAGGTCGGTGCCGGGCTGGGTACCACCACCTCCGCCGGGACCGTGACCCTGCTTGCTCCGACCAATATCATCGAAAAAGACGGTCAGAAGGAGACCATCGACGGCCTGACCTATGACTTTATGCTGGCCCCGGGCTCGGAAGCACCGTCGGAAATGCTGTGGTTTATCGAAGAGAAAAAGCTGATCGAATCCGCCGAGGACGTGACCCACACCCTGCACAACACCTACTCCCTGCGCGGGGCGAAGATCCGCGAGCCGCTGCCGTGGTCGAAATACATCAACGAAGCCATTGTGCGCTGGGGTGATAAAGCCGAGATCCTGATGGCCCAGCACCACTGGCCGACCTGGGGTAAAGAGAACGTCAATAATCTGCTGAAAAGCCAGCGCGATCTCTACCGTTATATCAACGACCAGACCTTACGCATGGCGAACCAGGGGCTGACCCGGGATGAAATCGCCGCCAACTTCAAACTGCCGGATTCACTGGCGCACACCTGGGCGAACCGCGGTTACTACGGGTCGGTAAGCCACGACGTGAAGGCCACCTACGTGCTCTATCTCGGCTGGTTCGACGGCAACCCGGCCACCCTGGATGAGCTGCCGCCGGAAGAAGGTGCGAAGAAATTCGTTGAGTATATGGGCGGTGCGGATGCCATTCTGCAGAAGGCCAAAACCGACTTCGACCAGGGGAACTACCGCTGGGTAGCGCAGGTGGTGAGCAAAGTGGTGTTTGCCGATCCGAACAACCAGGCGGCCCGCAATCTGGAGGCGGATGCGCTGGAGCAGCTGGGCTATCAGGCGGAATCCGGCCCGTGGCGTAACTTCTACCTCACCGGCGCGCAGGAGCTGCGTAACGGCGTGGTGAAAGGCCCGACCCCGAACACCGCCAGCCCGGATACGGTGCGGGCGATGACGCCGGAGATGTTCTTTGACTATCTGGCGGTACACATTAACGGTGAAAAAGCCGGGACGGCGAAATCGGTCTTTAACATCGACCTGGGTAGCGACGGCGGAAAATACAAGCTGGAGCTGGAAAACGGGGTGCTGAACCACACCGCCAATGCGGAAGCCACCAATGCGGACGCCACCATTACCCTAAACCGCGACACGCTGAACAAAATTATCCTCAAGGAGACGACCCTGAAACAGGCCGAGGACAGCGGTGCGGTGAAGGTGACCGGCGACGGCACGAAACTGGATGCCATGCTGGGTTATATGGATAAGGTTGAATTCTGGTTCAATATTGTGACACCGTAA
- the paaZ gene encoding phenylacetic acid degradation bifunctional protein PaaZ — MQQLASFLSGTWQSGRGRERTIQHAISGETLWQVTSEGLDMAAARRYAIEKGGESLHAMTFIERAAMLKAVAKHLLSQKETFYALSAQTGATRADSWVDIEGGIGTLFTFASLGSRELPDDTLWPEDELIPLSKEGGFAARHVLTSKSGVAVHINAFNFPCWGMLEKLAPTWLAGMPAIIKPATATAQVTQAMVKAIVDSGLVPDGAISLICGGAGDLLDQLDSQDVVTFTGSAVTGQMLRVHPNIVARSIPFTMEADSLNCCVLGDDVTPEQPEFALFIREVVREMTAKAGQKCTAIRRIIVPQAQVEAVSQALIARLEKVAVGDPAQDGIKMGSLVNADQRADVQEKVDTLVTAGCQVRLGGKADLNAAGAFFPPTLLFCPQPDETPAVHATEAFGPVATLMPYQTREHAMALARAGEGSLAGTLVTADLRLARQFIAGAARAHGRIQILNEESAKESTGHGSPLPQLVHGGPGRAGGGEELGGLRAVKHYLQRTAIQGSPSMLAAISQQWVRGAQVQEDRVHPFRKYFEELQPGDSLLTPRRTLTETDIVNFACLSGDHFYAHMDKIGAAESIFGERVVHGYFLISAAAGLFVDAGVGPVIANYGMENLRFIEPVKPGDTIQVRLTCKRKTLKKQRTAEEKPTGVVEWSVEIFNQHQQPVALYSILTLVSRQHGDFDA, encoded by the coding sequence ATGCAGCAGTTAGCCAGCTTTTTGTCCGGCACCTGGCAGTCTGGCCGGGGCCGTGAGCGCACTATTCAGCACGCCATCAGCGGCGAAACCCTCTGGCAGGTCACCAGCGAAGGGCTGGATATGGCCGCCGCGCGTCGTTACGCCATTGAGAAAGGCGGTGAATCACTTCACGCCATGACCTTCATCGAGCGCGCCGCGATGCTGAAAGCGGTGGCAAAACATCTGTTGAGCCAGAAAGAGACGTTCTATGCCCTCTCCGCCCAGACCGGGGCGACCCGCGCCGACAGCTGGGTGGATATCGAGGGCGGGATCGGCACCCTCTTCACCTTCGCCAGCCTCGGCAGCCGCGAGCTGCCGGACGACACCCTGTGGCCGGAAGATGAGCTGATCCCCCTGTCAAAAGAGGGCGGTTTTGCCGCCCGTCACGTGCTGACCTCGAAATCCGGCGTCGCCGTACACATCAACGCCTTTAACTTCCCCTGCTGGGGGATGCTGGAAAAACTGGCCCCGACCTGGCTGGCGGGGATGCCGGCAATCATCAAACCGGCCACCGCCACCGCCCAGGTGACCCAGGCGATGGTAAAAGCGATCGTCGACAGCGGCCTGGTGCCGGACGGCGCCATCAGCCTGATCTGCGGCGGCGCGGGGGATCTGCTCGACCAGCTCGACAGCCAGGACGTGGTGACCTTTACCGGCTCCGCCGTCACCGGCCAGATGCTGCGCGTACACCCGAACATCGTGGCCCGATCGATTCCGTTTACCATGGAAGCCGACTCCCTGAACTGCTGCGTGCTGGGGGATGACGTCACCCCGGAGCAGCCGGAGTTTGCCCTGTTTATCCGCGAAGTGGTGCGGGAGATGACGGCGAAAGCCGGACAAAAATGTACTGCCATCCGCCGCATCATTGTGCCGCAGGCGCAGGTGGAAGCCGTCAGCCAGGCGCTGATCGCCCGGCTGGAGAAAGTAGCTGTGGGTGACCCGGCGCAGGATGGGATTAAGATGGGTTCGCTGGTCAACGCCGACCAGCGCGCCGACGTGCAGGAGAAGGTGGATACCTTAGTGACTGCAGGCTGCCAGGTCCGTCTGGGCGGGAAAGCCGACCTGAACGCCGCCGGCGCTTTCTTCCCCCCAACCCTTCTCTTCTGCCCGCAGCCGGACGAAACCCCGGCCGTACACGCCACCGAAGCCTTTGGCCCGGTCGCTACCCTGATGCCGTACCAGACCCGTGAACACGCCATGGCCCTGGCCCGCGCCGGTGAAGGTAGCCTCGCCGGGACGCTGGTCACCGCCGATCTGCGCCTGGCGCGTCAGTTTATCGCCGGTGCCGCGCGTGCCCACGGGCGTATCCAGATCCTCAACGAAGAGTCGGCCAAAGAGTCCACCGGCCACGGCTCTCCGCTGCCGCAGCTGGTGCACGGCGGTCCGGGTCGCGCCGGGGGCGGTGAAGAGCTGGGCGGCCTGCGGGCGGTGAAACACTACCTGCAACGCACCGCGATCCAGGGCAGCCCGAGCATGCTGGCCGCCATCAGCCAGCAGTGGGTGCGCGGGGCCCAGGTGCAGGAAGATCGCGTCCATCCGTTCCGCAAATATTTCGAGGAGCTGCAGCCGGGCGACAGCCTGCTGACCCCGCGCCGTACCCTGACCGAAACCGACATCGTCAACTTTGCCTGCCTGAGTGGGGATCATTTCTACGCCCACATGGACAAGATTGGCGCGGCGGAGTCGATTTTTGGCGAGCGCGTGGTGCACGGTTACTTCCTGATCTCCGCTGCCGCCGGGCTGTTCGTCGATGCGGGCGTCGGGCCGGTGATCGCCAACTACGGCATGGAGAACCTGCGCTTTATCGAGCCGGTCAAACCGGGCGATACCATCCAGGTGCGTCTGACCTGTAAGCGCAAGACGCTGAAGAAGCAGCGCACGGCGGAAGAGAAACCGACCGGCGTGGTGGAGTGGTCGGTTGAGATCTTCAACCAGCACCAGCAGCCGGTGGCACTCTACTCGATCCTGACCCTCGTCTCCCGACAGCACGGAGATTTTGACGCCTGA
- the paaE gene encoding 1,2-phenylacetyl-CoA epoxidase subunit PaaE, whose product MTTFHSLTVAKVEPETRDAVTITFAVPQALQEAYRFRPGQHLTLKAHLAGEELRRCYSICRSVQPGEISVAVKAIDGGRFSRYARDEIKQGMALEVMVPQGHFGYQPLAEREGCYLAIAAGSGITPMLAIISSTLKTEPYSQFTLIYGNRSSQSMMFRQALADLKDSYPTRLQVVNIFSQETLDSELLHGRIDGAKLQALAKHLIDFSQFDEAFICGPAAMMDDAEQALKALGMPEKSLHLERFNTPGTSVKRAHTVQVEGQKVTVRQDGRDREITLTADDESILDAALRQGADLPYACKGGVCATCKCKVVRGKVDMATNYSLEPDELAAGYVLSCQALPLTRDVVVDFDAKGMA is encoded by the coding sequence ATGACAACGTTTCATTCCTTAACGGTGGCAAAAGTGGAACCCGAAACCCGCGATGCGGTGACCATCACCTTCGCGGTTCCCCAGGCTTTGCAGGAGGCGTATCGCTTCCGTCCGGGCCAGCATCTGACGCTGAAAGCCCATCTCGCGGGCGAAGAGCTGCGCCGCTGCTACTCTATCTGCCGCAGCGTGCAGCCGGGCGAGATCAGCGTGGCGGTGAAAGCCATCGACGGCGGCCGCTTCTCGCGCTATGCCCGGGATGAGATCAAACAGGGGATGGCGCTGGAGGTGATGGTGCCCCAGGGCCACTTTGGCTATCAGCCGCTGGCTGAGCGGGAAGGCTGCTACCTGGCGATTGCCGCCGGTTCCGGCATTACCCCGATGCTGGCCATTATCTCCAGCACCCTGAAAACCGAACCCTACAGCCAGTTCACCCTGATTTACGGCAACCGCAGCAGCCAGAGCATGATGTTCCGCCAGGCGCTGGCCGATCTGAAGGACAGCTACCCGACCCGCCTGCAGGTGGTCAATATCTTCAGCCAGGAGACGCTGGACAGCGAGCTGCTGCACGGGCGCATCGACGGCGCGAAACTGCAGGCGCTGGCGAAACACTTAATCGACTTCAGCCAGTTTGACGAGGCCTTTATCTGCGGCCCGGCGGCGATGATGGACGACGCCGAGCAGGCGCTGAAAGCGCTGGGCATGCCGGAAAAATCGCTGCATCTGGAACGCTTCAATACCCCGGGCACCAGCGTAAAACGCGCCCACACCGTTCAGGTAGAGGGGCAGAAAGTGACGGTGCGCCAGGACGGACGCGACCGCGAGATCACCCTGACCGCCGATGACGAAAGCATTCTTGACGCCGCATTGCGTCAGGGGGCGGATCTGCCGTACGCCTGTAAAGGCGGGGTCTGCGCTACCTGCAAATGCAAAGTGGTGCGCGGAAAGGTAGACATGGCGACCAACTACAGCCTCGAGCCGGACGAACTGGCGGCGGGCTACGTTCTGAGCTGCCAGGCCCTGCCGCTGACCCGCGACGTGGTGGTGGACTTTGACGCGAAGGGGATGGCATGA
- the tynA gene encoding primary-amine oxidase, with product MGSSSIFSPRKTVLALAVACLFSGQVLAHGGEAHMVEMDKTLTDFGADVAWDDYAQIYTITKDGAFIKVKPGAKTAIVNGKPLTLQVPVVMKDNKAWISDTFVNDVFQSGLDQTFQVEKTPHPLNALTADEIKQAVEIVKASPDFKPNTRFTQIALAEPEKAKVWDFVLNGTAVDAPRQANITMLDGKFVIEALVDLKDKKIMHWEPIKDAHGMVLLDDFMAVQKIVIGSQEYIDALKKRGINDPSKVMTTPLTVGYFDGKDGLKQEDRLLKVVSYLDTGDGNYWAHPIENLVAVVDLVGKKIIKIEEGAIVPVPMEPRPYDGRDREPVAHKPLEITEPEGKNYTITGNMIHWQNWDFHLSLDSRVGPIISTVTFNDNGKKRQVMYEGSLGGMIVPYGDPDVGWYFKAYLDSGDYGMGTLTSPLVRGKDVPSNAVLLNQTIPDYTGAPMEIPRAMAIFERYAGPEYKHQEMNQPNVSTERRELVVRWISTVGNYDYIFDWIFHENGTIGIDAGATGIEAVKGVTAKTMHDPSAKEDTKYGTLIDHNIVGTTHQHIYNFRLDMDVDGTNNSLVAMDPEVKPNTAGGPRTSSLQINQYNIDTEQQAAQKFDPGTIRLLSNTSKENRMGNPVSYQIIPYAGGTHPVATGAKFAPDEWIYHRLSFMDKQLWVTRYHPNEMYPEGKFPNRSTQDTGLGQFSKDNESLDNQDDVVWMTTGTTHVARAEEWPIMPTEWVHTLLKPWNFFDETPSLGKKKDAQ from the coding sequence ATGGGAAGCTCCTCAATCTTTTCTCCACGTAAAACGGTGCTGGCGTTGGCCGTTGCTTGTCTCTTTTCCGGTCAGGTGCTGGCTCACGGTGGTGAAGCGCATATGGTCGAGATGGATAAAACCCTGACCGATTTTGGCGCGGATGTGGCCTGGGATGACTACGCCCAGATCTACACCATCACCAAAGACGGGGCTTTCATCAAAGTGAAGCCAGGCGCCAAAACCGCTATCGTCAACGGCAAACCGCTGACCCTGCAGGTGCCGGTGGTGATGAAAGACAATAAGGCCTGGATCTCCGATACCTTTGTCAACGATGTGTTCCAGTCCGGCCTGGATCAGACCTTCCAGGTGGAGAAGACTCCGCACCCGCTGAACGCCCTGACCGCAGATGAAATTAAACAGGCCGTCGAGATTGTGAAAGCCTCGCCGGACTTCAAACCGAACACCCGCTTTACCCAGATCGCGCTGGCCGAACCGGAAAAAGCCAAAGTGTGGGACTTCGTGCTGAACGGTACGGCGGTGGATGCGCCGCGTCAGGCCAATATCACCATGCTGGACGGTAAATTCGTTATCGAAGCGCTGGTGGACCTGAAGGACAAAAAAATCATGCACTGGGAGCCGATTAAGGACGCCCACGGCATGGTGCTGCTGGATGATTTTATGGCGGTGCAGAAGATCGTCATCGGCAGCCAGGAGTATATCGACGCGCTGAAAAAGCGCGGTATTAATGACCCGAGCAAGGTGATGACCACCCCGCTGACCGTCGGCTACTTTGACGGCAAAGATGGCCTGAAGCAGGAAGATCGCCTGCTGAAGGTGGTGAGCTATCTGGATACCGGCGACGGCAACTACTGGGCGCACCCGATTGAAAACCTGGTCGCGGTGGTGGACCTGGTCGGGAAGAAGATTATTAAAATCGAAGAAGGCGCGATTGTCCCGGTCCCGATGGAGCCCCGCCCTTATGATGGCCGCGACCGCGAGCCCGTCGCCCATAAGCCGCTGGAAATCACCGAGCCGGAAGGCAAGAACTACACCATCACCGGCAACATGATCCACTGGCAGAACTGGGACTTCCACCTGAGCCTCGACTCCCGCGTGGGGCCGATTATCTCCACCGTCACCTTTAACGACAACGGCAAAAAACGCCAGGTGATGTACGAAGGATCGCTGGGCGGTATGATCGTCCCTTACGGCGACCCGGACGTGGGCTGGTACTTCAAAGCCTACCTGGATTCCGGCGACTACGGCATGGGTACCCTGACCTCCCCGCTGGTGCGCGGCAAAGACGTGCCGTCCAACGCCGTGCTGCTGAATCAGACCATCCCGGATTACACCGGTGCGCCAATGGAGATCCCGCGGGCGATGGCGATTTTCGAACGCTACGCCGGGCCGGAGTATAAGCATCAGGAGATGAATCAGCCGAACGTCAGCACCGAACGTCGTGAGCTGGTGGTGCGCTGGATCAGTACCGTCGGGAACTACGATTATATATTCGACTGGATCTTCCACGAAAACGGCACCATCGGCATCGATGCCGGGGCGACCGGTATCGAAGCGGTGAAAGGGGTAACGGCGAAAACCATGCACGACCCGAGCGCCAAAGAGGATACGAAGTACGGCACCCTGATTGACCACAACATCGTCGGCACCACCCACCAGCACATCTATAACTTCCGTCTGGATATGGACGTGGATGGCACTAACAACAGCCTGGTGGCGATGGATCCGGAGGTGAAACCGAACACCGCCGGCGGCCCGCGTACCAGTAGCCTGCAGATCAACCAGTACAATATTGATACCGAGCAGCAGGCGGCGCAGAAATTTGACCCGGGCACCATTCGTCTGCTGAGCAACACCAGCAAAGAGAACCGCATGGGCAACCCGGTCTCCTATCAGATCATCCCGTACGCGGGCGGTACGCACCCGGTGGCCACCGGCGCGAAATTCGCCCCGGACGAGTGGATCTATCACCGTCTGAGCTTTATGGATAAACAGCTGTGGGTGACCCGCTACCATCCGAACGAGATGTACCCGGAAGGGAAATTCCCGAACCGCTCCACCCAGGACACCGGTCTGGGCCAGTTCAGCAAGGATAACGAGTCGCTGGATAATCAGGATGACGTGGTGTGGATGACCACCGGCACCACCCACGTTGCGCGTGCGGAGGAGTGGCCAATTATGCCAACCGAGTGGGTGCATACCCTGCTTAAACCCTGGAACTTCTTTGACGAAACCCCGTCGTTGGGTAAGAAGAAAGACGCGCAGTAA
- the paaA gene encoding 1,2-phenylacetyl-CoA epoxidase subunit PaaA gives MTEEQRFEQRIAQETAIEPQDWMPDAYRKTLIRQIGQHAHSEIVGMLPEGNWITRAPTLRRKAILLAKVQDEAGHGLYLYSAAETLGCAREDIYQKMLDGKMKYSSIFNYPTLSWADIGVIGWLVDGAAIVNQVALCRTSYGPYARAMVKICKEESFHQRQGFEACMALAQGSEAQRQMLQDAINRFWWPALMMFGPNDDNSPNSARSLAWKIKRFGNDELRQRFVDNTVPQVEMLGMTVPDADLHFDAESGHYRFGEIDWQEFDDVINGRGVCNHERLAAKNKAWEEGTWVREAALAHAEKQHARKVA, from the coding sequence GTGACCGAAGAACAACGCTTTGAACAGCGAATCGCGCAAGAGACGGCCATCGAGCCGCAGGACTGGATGCCTGACGCGTACCGCAAGACGCTGATCCGCCAGATTGGTCAGCATGCCCACTCCGAAATTGTCGGCATGCTGCCGGAAGGCAACTGGATCACCCGCGCCCCGACGCTGCGCCGCAAGGCCATCCTGCTGGCGAAAGTGCAGGATGAAGCCGGACACGGTCTCTATCTCTACAGCGCGGCGGAGACGCTGGGCTGCGCCCGGGAAGATATCTACCAGAAGATGCTCGACGGCAAGATGAAATACTCCTCCATCTTCAACTACCCGACCCTGAGCTGGGCCGATATCGGCGTCATTGGCTGGCTGGTGGATGGCGCGGCCATTGTTAACCAGGTGGCGCTGTGCCGTACCTCTTACGGCCCCTATGCCCGGGCGATGGTGAAAATCTGTAAAGAAGAGAGCTTCCACCAGCGTCAGGGCTTTGAAGCCTGCATGGCGCTGGCCCAGGGCAGCGAGGCCCAGCGCCAGATGCTGCAGGACGCCATCAACCGTTTCTGGTGGCCGGCGCTGATGATGTTCGGCCCGAACGACGACAACTCCCCGAACAGCGCCCGCAGCCTGGCCTGGAAGATCAAACGCTTTGGCAACGACGAGCTGCGCCAGCGCTTCGTCGACAACACCGTGCCGCAGGTGGAGATGCTGGGCATGACCGTCCCGGATGCCGATCTGCACTTCGATGCAGAAAGCGGCCACTACCGTTTCGGTGAGATCGACTGGCAGGAGTTTGACGACGTTATCAATGGCCGTGGGGTCTGTAACCACGAACGCCTGGCCGCCAAGAATAAAGCCTGGGAAGAGGGGACGTGGGTGCGCGAAGCCGCCCTGGCGCACGCAGAAAAACAACACGCCCGCAAGGTTGCGTAA
- the paaB gene encoding 1,2-phenylacetyl-CoA epoxidase subunit PaaB: MSKTYWPLYEVFVRSKQGLSHRHVGSLHAADDRMALENARDAYTRRSEGCSIWVVKASEIVASQPEERGEFFDPAESKVYRHPTFYTIPDGIEHM, from the coding sequence ATGAGCAAAACATACTGGCCGTTGTACGAAGTTTTTGTCCGCAGCAAACAGGGGCTGTCCCACCGTCACGTCGGCAGCCTGCACGCCGCCGACGATCGCATGGCGCTGGAGAACGCTCGCGACGCTTACACCCGCCGCAGCGAAGGCTGCTCCATCTGGGTGGTGAAGGCGAGCGAAATCGTCGCCTCGCAGCCGGAAGAGCGCGGCGAGTTTTTCGATCCGGCGGAGAGCAAGGTCTACCGTCACCCAACCTTCTACACCATCCCTGATGGCATCGAGCACATGTGA